Proteins encoded together in one Hevea brasiliensis isolate MT/VB/25A 57/8 unplaced genomic scaffold, ASM3005281v1 Scaf91, whole genome shotgun sequence window:
- the LOC131177828 gene encoding uncharacterized protein LOC131177828 has translation MAKDFIRGRPKPEIKQRPPSKSKLNKSQPGAVFPLQLTITSFLAFLWLLANSSNKALEESLSTGYFGCVLILGIQTVSLKFTNHTVGIQPTSPLSSSVSLLEMRRAHDCSSWGKRKRQEAENIKLIQNKQYGRADDEYDFEDGPCRKSRKKVATQQERCLFCFENPNQPKHLVVSIANFTYLMLPRWQPVVPGHCFILPMQHESATRSVDNYVWEEIRNFKKCLIMMFAKQGKDLVFLETVMGLAQQRRHCLIECIPLPQKIAKQAPLYFKKAIEEAEHEWSQHNAKKLIDTSLKGLRGSVPKDFPYFHVEFGLNSGFVHVMDDERQFKSTFGLDVIRGMLRLPEEEVYRRRRHESVDAKKQAVANFARDWEPFDWTKQLN, from the exons ATGGCAAAAGATTTTATTCGCGGCCGGCCCAAGCCAGAAATTAAGCAGCGGCCCCCTAgcaaatcaaaattaaacaaaTCTCAACCAGGAGC GGTTTTTCCTTTGCAGCTTACTATTACTTCTTTTCTCGCCTTCCTTTGGTTGCTGGCAAACAGCTCGAATAAGGCATTGGAGGAATCGCTTTCGACAGGTTACTTTGGTTGTGTATTGATTCTCGGCATCCAAACGGTGTCGCTCAAATTCACAAATCACACAGTCGGCATACAACCCACCTCCCCACTTTCATCATCAGTCTCACTTCTTGAAATGAGGAGAGCTCATGATTGTTCATCCTGGGGAAAACGGAAAAGACAGGAGGCTGAGAACATAAAGCTAATCCAGAATAAACAATATGGTCGGGCAGATGATGAATATGATTTCGAAGATGGGCCATGCCGAAAGTCTAGGAAGAAGGTTGCAACTCAGCAAGAGCGTTGCCTTTTTTGCTTTGAGAATCCTAATCAGCCAAAACACCTTGTTGTGTCTATTGCAAACTTCACGTATTTGATGTTGCCACGGTGGCAGCCTGTTGTTCCAGGCCATTGTTTTATCTTACCAATGCAG CATGAATCAGCCACAAGGAGTGTTGACAATTATGTATGGGAAGAAATTCGCAATTTCAAGAAATGCCTTATAATGATGTTTGCGAAACAAGGGAAGGATTTAGTGTTCCTTGAAACAGTAATGGGGTTGGCACAACAACGTCGTCACTGTTTAATTGAGTGCATTCCCCTGCCACAAAAAATTGCTAAACAGGCCCCTCTCTACTTTAAAAAG gcaATTGAAGAAGCTGAACATGAGTGGAGCCAGCACAATGCAAAGAAGCTGATTGATACAAGTCTCAAGGGGTTGCGTGGTTCTGTCCCCAAGGACTTCCCTTACTTTCATGTTGAGTTCGGCTTAAACAGTGGCTTTGTCCACGTTATGGACGACGAGAGGCAATTTAAAAGTACCTTTGGACTCGATGTAATAAGAGGTATGCTGCGTTTGCCAGAAGAAGAGGTATATCGTCGACGGAGGCATGAGTCAGTGGATGCAAAAAAGCAAGCGGTTGCAAATTTTGCACGAGACTGGGAACCTTTTGACTGGACAAAACAGCTTAACTAA
- the LOC131177829 gene encoding uncharacterized protein LOC131177829 produces the protein MDLLEHWVERVMAAKNYKTRSVFSLVLSFLAFLWLLANSSNKALEESLLTGYFGCVLILGIQTLSFKFTNHTVGIPPTSSLSSSVLLPEMRRAHDCLSWGKRKRQEAENIKLIQNKQYGRADDEYDFEDGPCRKSRKKVATQQERCLFCFENPNQPKHLVVSIANFTYLMLPQWQPVVPGHCFILPMQHESATRSVDNYVWEEIRNFKKCLIMMFAKQGKDLVFLETVMGLAQQRRHCLIECIPLPQKIAKQAPLYFKKAIEEAEHEWSQHNAKKLIDTSVKGLRGSIPKDFPYFHVEFGLNSGFVHVIDDEMQFKSTFGLDVIRGMLRLPEEEVYRRRRHESVDAKRQAVANFARDWEPFDWTKQLD, from the exons ATGGATTTACTCGAGCATTGGGTGGAGCGTGTAATGGCAGCAAAGAATTATAAAACGCGTTC GGTTTTCTCGCTGGTACTTTCTTTTCTCGCCTTCCTTTGGTTGCTGGCAAACAGCTCCAATAAGGCATTGGAGGAATCGCTTTTGACAGGTTACTTTGGTTGTGTATTGATTCTCGGCATCCAAACGTTGTCGTTCAAATTCACAAATCACACAGTCGGCATACCACCCACCTCTTCACTGTCATCATCAGTCTTGCTTCCTGAAATGAGGAGAGCTCACGATTGTTTATCCTGGGGAAAACGGAAAAGACAGGAGGCTGAGAACATAAAGCTAATCCAGAATAAACAATATGGTCGGGCAGATGATGAATATGATTTTGAAGATGGGCCATGCCGAAAGTCTAGGAAGAAGGTTGCAACTCAGCAAGAGCGTTGCCTTTTTTGCTTTGAGAATCCTAATCAGCCAAAACACCTTGTTGTGTCTATTGCAAACTTCACGTATTTGATGTTGCCACAGTGGCAGCCTGTTGTTCCAGGCCATTGTTTTATCTTACCAATGCAG CATGAATCAGCCACAAGGAGTGTTGACAATTATGTATGGGAAGAAATTCGCAATTTCAAGAAATGCCTTATAATGATGTTTGCGAAACAAGGGAAGGATTTAGTGTTCCTTGAAACAGTAATGGGGTTGGCACAACAACGTCGTCACTGTTTAATTGAGTGCATTCCCCTGCCACAAAAAATTGCTAAACAGGCCCCTCTCTACTTTAAAAAG GCAATTGAAGAAGCTGAACATGAGTGGAGCCAGCACAATGCAAAGAAGCTGATTGATACAAGTGTCAAGGGGTTGCGTGGTTCAATCCCCAAGGACTTCCCTTACTTCCATGTTGAGTTCGGCTTAAACAGTGGCTTTGTCCACGTTATCGACGACGAGATGCAATTCAAAAGTACCTTTGGACTCGATGTAATAAGAGGTATGCTGCGTTTGCCAGAAGAAGAGGTATATCGTCGACGAAGGCATGAGTCAGTGGATGCAAAAAGGCAAGCGGTTGCAAATTTTGCACGAGACTGGGAACCTTTTGACTGGACAAAACAGCTTGACTAA
- the LOC131177827 gene encoding disease resistance-like protein DSC1 produces the protein MVDIPDCIGYLFSLEVIDLSGNSFCHLPHSIRMLTELQYLGLRDCKSLRSITALPPQLTKLDADNCFSLRYVSIIDSTIVEGKIFEFLFTNCRNLHAIAKHNIMTYALTKFQLYSKRLHNQMPSVRAGESGFCFPGSSIPKWFSHQSWGLSMTIQLPSHWANSEFLGFALCAVIAFNNQSTNDLGFQVKCRYHFRNDHGDCNDLYCYFGGCYGRNYWEGEDCGTAHTFFGIVEQLIHSLGMIPLWMLQEMIGLANTVWSTTEGPMRYDEENMVPIVSWLKSSVLKLNVFRHRHFGCFDVIDQKELDLLTSEIITDKSQKHHDMEELVSACQVNEFI, from the exons ATGGTCGACATCCCCGACTGCATCGGCTACTTGTTCTCACTAGAAGTAATAGATCTAAGTGGAAACTCTTTTTGTCACCTACCTCATAGCATCAGAATGCTCACAGAGCTGCAATACCTCGGTTTGAGGGATTGCAAGTCGCTACGTTCAATAACAGCACTTCCACCCCAGTTGACAAAATTAGATGCAGATAACTGTTTCTCACTCCGATATGTGTCAATAATTGACTCGACTATAGTTgagggaaaaatttttgaattccttTTCACTAATTGCAGAAACTTGCATGCAATTGCAAAGCACAACATCATGACATATGCGCTAACAAAATTTCAGCTTTATTCAAAAAGATTGCACAATCAG ATGCCTTCTGTGCGAGCAGGGGAATCTGGTTTTTGCTTCCCTGGAAGTAGTATTCCAAAGTGGTTCAGCCATCAAAGTTGGGGATTGTCCATGACAATCCAGCTGCCTTCACATTGGGCTAATAGTGAGTTCTTAGGTTTTGCCCTGTGTGCTGTTATTGCTTTTAACAACCAGAGCACAAACGACCTTGGTTTCCAAGTTAAATGCAGATACCATTTCAGAAATGATCATGGTGACTGCAACGATCTCTACTGCTATTTTGGTGGTTGCTATGGTAGGAATTATTGGGAGGGAGAGGATTGTGGAACAGCTCATACATTCTTTGGGATTGTGGAACAGCTCATACATTCTTTGGGTATGATCCCTTTGTGGATGTTACAAGAGATGATTGGTTTGGCAAATACA GTATGGTCCACAACTGAGGGTCCTATGCGTTACGATGAGGAAAACATGGTACCTATTGTTTCTTGGTTAAAATCCAGTGTGTTGAAATTGAATGTATTTAGACATCGCCACTTTGGGTGTTTCGACGTGATTGATCAGAAAGAGCTAGACCTTCTTACCTCGGAGATCATTACAGATAAGTCACAGAAACACCATGATATGGAAGAACTTGTCAGCGCATGTCAAGTCAACGAGTTTATTTGA